GGTACGACGCCGAGCCGGTCGAGGAAGCCGTGGTTGCCTTCGCTCGCGGTGCCGATCACGGTGAGGCCGCGGGCCCGGGCGAGTTGCGCAGTGACGGTGCCGACGCCTCCGGCAGCGCCCTCGATCAGCAACGTCATGCCGTCGCAGGCGCCCAGGGCCTCCAGTACGCGCGTGGCCGTGTCGATGTTGCCGGCGGCGCCGCCCGCTTCTTCGAAGGACCACGAGCGCGGCTTGGGTGCCCAAGCCTCCAGCACGGCGTACTGGGCCGCGGCGCCTCCCTGATCCACGAAGGGGACGAGGCCGAAGACCGCCTCGCCCGCGGCGGTGCCGGTCACCCCCTCTCCCACCTCGTCGACTATCCCCGCGGCATCCATTCCGGGTATGTGGGGGAAGTCCACGGTGGCGATGTCCCGCAGCATCCCTGAGCGCAGGTACCAGTCAGCAGGGGTGACGCCGGTGGCACGCACCGCGATACGGACCTGACCCGGCCCGGCGTGTGGCTCGTCGGCCTCCTCGACGCTGAGGACCTCGGAACCGCCATAGCGGTGGTACTGCACAGCAAACACGGACAACCTCCGTACACAGGCACGTCGTTGAGCAAGAGAACTCGCAGCCGCTCACCTTCGCGGCAGAGAGTGACCGCGAGCCGCCGCGGCACCAGGTCACGCTAACCCGCTTAAACGGTCGAACCCTTCCGTTGGTGATTAAGTGGGAGACATGCCTGGCGAACTGTCTCGGAACGCGCCCCCCTCCGCCTCCGGCCCGCACGCCCCGGGGCAGAGAGCGGACGCCCGGCACAACCGCGCCCGGCTCCTCCAGGCCGCCCGCGAGGCGTACGCCCTCAACGGCACCGACGTATCTTCCAGCTCCATCGCCCGCAGAGCGGGCGTGGGTGCCGCCACCCTCTACCGGCACTTCCCCACACGCGGCTCACTGATCGCCGCGGCGTTCTCCGAACAACTCAGCCACTGCGTCGCAGCCCTCGACGAGGCCCTTCAGGACGACGATCCCTGGCGCGGACTGCGCAACGTCCTCACCAAGGTGTGCATGATGCAGGCCCAGGACCGCGGGTTCAGCGCCGCGTTCCTCTCCCAATTCCCCGACGCGCCCGACGTCCATCACGAGCGTGCCCGCGCCGAGGCATCCCTCGCCCAGCTGGTACAGCGCGCGAAGGACACCGGACAGCTGCGCAAGGACTTCGACCCCAGCGACGTCACCCTCCTGCTCCTGGCCAACAACGGCGTCGTGCGAGAGACCCCGGCAGCCTCCATGACCGCATCCCGCCGCCTGCTCGCCTACTTCCTCCAGTCCTGCCAGCCGACGGACAACACACCCCTGCCCCAGCCCGCACCACTCCGCCTCGACGACCTCTACAAACCACCCCACCGAACGACGTGACCACCGGCGGCGTCAGCCAGGGGGCACGCGCCCCGACGAGGATGCTCCTCACACACCACCACCGGCGCTGCCGTCAGCCCAGCCCGACATCCCAGAGCCCCATGACCACCAACCACCCCCGAAGACCGTCGACAAACACCGTTCCCGGAAACCAACAACGCCAGACGGGCGCACCTTCATGCTCTGCGCCTCGTGTGCGAACGTG
This portion of the Streptomyces caniferus genome encodes:
- a CDS encoding TetR/AcrR family transcriptional regulator; the protein is MPGELSRNAPPSASGPHAPGQRADARHNRARLLQAAREAYALNGTDVSSSSIARRAGVGAATLYRHFPTRGSLIAAAFSEQLSHCVAALDEALQDDDPWRGLRNVLTKVCMMQAQDRGFSAAFLSQFPDAPDVHHERARAEASLAQLVQRAKDTGQLRKDFDPSDVTLLLLANNGVVRETPAASMTASRRLLAYFLQSCQPTDNTPLPQPAPLRLDDLYKPPHRTT
- a CDS encoding NADP-dependent oxidoreductase, encoding MFAVQYHRYGGSEVLSVEEADEPHAGPGQVRIAVRATGVTPADWYLRSGMLRDIATVDFPHIPGMDAAGIVDEVGEGVTGTAAGEAVFGLVPFVDQGGAAAQYAVLEAWAPKPRSWSFEEAGGAAGNIDTATRVLEALGACDGMTLLIEGAAGGVGTVTAQLARARGLTVIGTASEGNHGFLDRLGVVPVTYGAGLADRLAALAPHGVDVVLDAAGKGSLAELVAIAGDPHRVVTIADFDAGRHAVRYLRSEAGESPGWAGLPLAARLADHGRLTVPLHAVFPLKEAATAHDVSATGHARGKIVLTVP